Within the Methanomassiliicoccales archaeon genome, the region ACAGGGAGATTTATCTTTTTACCCTTTGGGGCCTTCCTCGACGTCCTCCGGCTCCGGCCTTTCGCAATAGTCCCATTGGATGTCCACGACCTCCTGGCTGGTCTCGACCGACGAGTAGCGCTCCAACGGCTCGTGGTTCAGCACGAAGAACTGCTCCCCCCAGTTGAACTTGGACATGACGGAACGGGCCTGCTCCTTCTCCCCCAGGATGTAGAGGGTGGCGGCCACGGCCTCGGCGCTGGTGAGGCGCATGGGCTTCCCCCAGTTGACCGGATTCGCCGCTAACAGGTACGGCAGCGCCCGGTGCGCGGCGTCCTTTCGTACCTTCGGGAAGCCGTCGATGTTCTCCCAGGAGAGGTCCATGACCAGGATGCCGTGCGCCTTGGCGCTTTCCAGGTCCTCGCGGGAGACCGCCTTGGGGGCGAAGGGGTCCAGGACGATCACGCCGTACGGTACCGAACGGAGATTGGGGAGATCTTCCACCAAATGGAACTTGACCATCTTCCGCGAGGTGCACTTTTTGGGGTCGCAGTCCCGCTCGTCGTAGACGTAGAGATTGATCATGCCCCGGGTCCGAAATTGTTGTCGATCCACTTGAACAGGTCGTCCCTGGTCTGCCGGTAGACGGCCATCAGCTCTTCATCAGTACCCTTAGCTTTGCATGGGTCCTTGAAGCCCTTGTGGATGTAGTCCTTTCCCTTCAGGAAGTGCGGGCACTCGTCCTCGGCCTCGTCGCACAGGGTGACGATGCAATCGAACTCCTTGCCGTAGAACTCCTCCACGCTCTTGGAGCGGTGCTCGGA harbors:
- a CDS encoding DUF367 family protein, which translates into the protein MINLYVYDERDCDPKKCTSRKMVKFHLVEDLPNLRSVPYGVIVLDPFAPKAVSREDLESAKAHGILVMDLSWENIDGFPKVRKDAAHRALPYLLAANPVNWGKPMRLTSAEAVAATLYILGEKEQARSVMSKFNWGEQFFVLNHEPLERYSSVETSQEVVDIQWDYCERPEPEDVEEGPKG
- a CDS encoding arsenate reductase ArsC is translated as MGRRRFRDAAVKRTILFICIGNASRSQMAEGYVNARMGDMYQASSAGLYPERVSRKAIAVMKDVGIDISEHRSKSVEEFYGKEFDCIVTLCDEAEDECPHFLKGKDYIHKGFKDPCKAKGTDEELMAVYRQTRDDLFKWIDNNFGPGA